In a single window of the Rhopalosiphum padi isolate XX-2018 chromosome 1, ASM2088224v1, whole genome shotgun sequence genome:
- the LOC132918258 gene encoding nuclear receptor ROR-alpha B-like: MNQQCKVCEEPAAGFHFGAFTCEGCKSFFGRAHTNPAAVVSAKCKSGGGRCVIDKKNRTSCKACRLKKCLAVGMSKSGSRYGRRSNWFKVHCLLREQRLLPGDHDNNRFNKGDVNTPPPPPPLPRSQRPRIALLSLPVPLQQWAPPLLQFLSFAPNGRAPLPRSEQSAFRETAAFGSVDEDDRPVDLTVRQSADNNDDDNNNEIISWKTAKLRLLQQSETSETPLDLCVVNADHRNSETGEVRRHKDVL, encoded by the exons ATGAACCAACAGTGTAAGGTATGCGAGGAACCGGCTGCTGGCTTTCATTTTGGAGCTTTTACATGCGAAGGGTGTAAA TCGTTTTTCGGCCGAGCACACACCAACCCCGCGGCGGTAGTGTCAGCAAAATGCAAGTCGGGTGGCGGCCGGTGCGTGATCGACAAGAAGAACCGGACGTCGTGCAAGGCATGTCGGCTGAAAAAATGTCTGGCCGTGGGCATGTCGAAGAGCGGTTCGAGATACGGTCGCCGGTCCAACTGGTTCAAAGTCCACTGCCTACTCCGTGAACAGAGACTTCTACCCGGCGACCACGACAACAACCGCTTCAATAAGGGTGATGTCAACACtccaccgccgccaccaccgtTACCACGGTCACAACGCCCGCGTATCGCTCTGCTTTCGTTACCGGTACCGCTACAGCAATGGGCACCACCGTTGCTCCAGTTTTTGAGTTTCGCGCCGAACGGTCGGGCTCCGTTACCGCGGTCTGAGCAGTCGGCCTTCCGCGAGACCGCCGCCTTCGGATCCGTAGACGAAGACGACCGGCCCGTGGACCTCACTGTTCGTCAGTCGGCTGACAACAACGATGACGATAACAACAACGAGATAATATCATGGAAGACCGCCAAATTACGGTTGCTGCAGCAGAGCGAAACGTCCGAAACGCCTCTCGACCTATGCGTCGTGAACGCCGACCACCGGAACTCGGAGACGGGTGAAGTCCGACGACACAAAGACGTGTTATAG